Proteins encoded by one window of Aphidius gifuensis isolate YNYX2018 linkage group LG2, ASM1490517v1, whole genome shotgun sequence:
- the LOC122849410 gene encoding protein cbp-1-like, with protein MSVSQVHYQQNGHQVQFESATCDDYSKRCQRIQQRLVLLIHAKKCQIRERESGTISCTWLHCLIMKEVLNHLLNCQAQSECLEAHCYSSKMIIKHWNYCQDITCDICSPLKQAEQEHADKIMQQAKDFQELFDSVLGSDSIDDQSSSSNGQTNDLLDQQIIEYTNSFESEKVEAIPVDVTQLTNKWQSCITDKIRNDNVSRMIKKLISPFDLNSLCDGKFDEISNHVKTVEKGFYGMAKSRDEYDSLVGIDHDLK; from the exons atgtcTGTATCACAAGTGCACTATCAACAAAATGGACATCAAGTACAATTTG AATCAGCGACGTGTGATGATTATTCAAAACGCTGTCAACGTATCCAGCAACGACttgttttattgattcatgCTAAAAAATGCCAGATTCGTGAAAGGGAAAGTGGTACCATCAGCTGCACCTGGTTACACTGTTTGATAATGAAAGAAGTATTAAATCATCTGTTAAATTGTCAAGCTCAAAGTGAATGTCTTGAAGCACACtgttattcatcaaaaatgattattaaacaCTGGAATTATTGTCAAGATATCACCTGTGATATTTGCTCTCCATTGAAGCAAGCTGAACAGGAACATGCTGATAAAATTATGCAGCAAGCAAAAGATTTTCAAGAACTTTTTGATAGTGTACTTGGATCAGATTCAATTGATGATCAATCATCCAGTTCAAATGGTCAAACAAATGATTTGCTTGATCAACAAATCATTGAATATACAAATTCATTTGAATCAGAAAAAGTTGAAGCAATTCCAGTTGATGTTACACAATTGACTAATAAATGGCAATCATGTATTACTGATAAAATACGAAATGATAATGTCAGTAGaatgatcaaaaaattaatttcaccaTTCGATTTAAATTCATTGTGTGATGGCAAGTTTGATGAAATATCAAATCATGTTAAAACTGTTGAAAAAGGATTTTATGGAATGGCTAAATCACGAGATGAGTATGATTCATTGGTTGGTATTGATCATGacctaaaataa
- the LOC122848586 gene encoding uncharacterized protein LOC122848586 isoform X1 encodes MNRQYIEKKIENIRVRRRRDRLKNVDDLTSVVFDKIIKYVLFGNDNDVIIAEEMPSRENMDMCTDKVLSKGRILQELTKAVKLIYAQSLHGSVVLDGDSWLVYWLDRALRHGLRVERHGYWGTVRELSHQDTIVVIHALQSVLTSIGKGRAWLYHTLSEGSFESYLACFLRDFITLKKQYFPHALVRDADKTHQLINLLAGLENVSFTLQLDVTYLDICNYMPQMPMSGSPSGTALSLHLLSSSVTSSLPSPGDSGVALDSDMEGANETDTSSSYKEEEDSSMDDIPKYSSKKYKSIIMTCSKDNKNNNDKLFSSSDSSEDGKTPIHSPIINTKYQNSIMKNDIINQNITTITTKIDENEINCSSLDTLKDYNIYNKSYDNSDTINDKRNNYYTDDNYNSKKIIDSRNSYVINNDTNLLELSMTISDCDCCSETPYSILNTINMTDKSILTSSGSEAVVQRRQRKKKRSETKKRVSFHEDIFKTMKLDDDENYCDFSQNYNNTIKKNYAQKGRYSWCANGDSPYVKKIINQRNAYSDYYPSSSSSSSTSSSFISSASAITDNDYGNNSNKLLNNNKNCDKLSCQKNDKCVCIPLISERGVPEGQEDPKMLFKPKMEIELDDNEAQEAYIVERDYGYIIDDPPVKTDMPKPIKYAPSCSDWSDIDSVTTTTATATSLDNINNDERRNSRHLASPLKKRNVTSVLTNDNSKLGISNLRQTAASSSSTTTGTSSSLLSRFLRSITERKFDIKRNKKIQKINTLYIKGAKADYETFKNFDDNLNKEIQDNIDANKKLEIRDEIININLCEIFKKYIYRDKSEELYKIYKVRSSYMTNGESKPMLAILTNKTLYLTGSKIDNTYSNQFVIPYNELDVIMIGPNSQTILISNADYEMQYLFSTGCSKTTSDLISHIELSMRRSPIKPKLPAVKELHYDDMHILKHSILKETAVNPDEKIEHYSLIYIEDDHISPPSSPCGPTKEGHLMFRPHSYQSVHPNAPTNPWEAGYFVLKGGVIYMFTDSSQRLPKRAIPLKGGLCQGCRRIPNSHRPHTFEVLLKPNKSFQFAAPDEYVASEWLQSFVQCASGLFNCFDNNNPLPCSLVVTTGHLITMKEVFPGTQRGETLSCALIEDLTAFRMPLAQQSWCILEFACREVHESSGDWVIYFTNHNELLAFRETLESLWANTKMEEFPVIILPPNNKLHRRCSETSKDLENAWNNLLPVSSIE; translated from the exons atgaaccggcagtacatagaaaaaaaaatagaaaatatacgAGTACGTCGGCGTCGTGATCGTCTAAAAAACGTAGACGATTTAACAAGTGttgtatttgataaaataataaaatatgttttgtttggtaatgataatgatgtaaTTATTGCTGAAGAAATGCCATCGCGTGAAAATATGGATATGTGCACTGACAAGGTTCTGTCAAAAGGAAGAATACTTCAAGAATTGACAAAAGCTGTCAAATTG atTTATGCACAAAGTTTGCATGGATCAGTTGTTTTGGATGGTGATTCATGGCTTGTTTATTGGCTTGATCGTGCATTAAGACATGGTCTACGTGTTGAACGTCATGGATATTGGGGAACAGTACGTGAATTAAGTCATCAAGATACTATTGTTGTTATACATGCATTGCAAAGTGTTCTAACATCAATTGGAAAag GTCGAGCTTGGCTTTATCATACACTGAGTGAGGGCAGCTTTGAAAGTTACTTGGCTTGTTTCTTGAGGGACtttataactttaaaaaaacaatattttcctCATGCACTTGTTCGTGATGCTGACAAAACTCATCAGCTAATTAATCTGCTAGCTGGTCTAGAAAATGTCTCATTTACACTTCAATTG gaTGTAACATATTTGGATATTTGCAATTATATGCCACAAATGCCAATGAGTGGTTCACCATCTGGTACAGCATTATCATtgcatttattatcatcaagtgtAACATCAAGTTTACCATCACCAGGTGACAGTGGTGTTGCTCTTGATAGTGATATGGAAGGTGCAAATGAAACTGATACAAGTAGCAGTtataaagaagaagaagattcATCAATGGATGATATACCAAAATATTcaagcaaaaaatataaatcaataattatgacTTGTTCaaaagacaataaaaataataatgataaattattttcatcaagtgaTTCAAGTGAAGATGGTAAAACACCAATACATTCaccaattattaatacaaaatatcaaaattcaataatgaaaaatgatattattaatcaaaatataacaacaataacaactaaaattgatgaaaatgaaattaattgttcAAGTTTAGATACACTAAaagattataatatatataataaaagctaTGATAATTCCGATACAATTAATGATAaacgtaataattattatactgatgataattataattctaaaaaaattattgattcacGTAATTCatatgttattaataatgatacaaaTTTATTGGAGCTAAGTATGACAATATCAGATTGTGATTGTTGTAGTGAAACACCATACAgcatattaaatacaataaatatgaCTGATAAAAGTATATTAACATCATCTGGTTCAGAGGCTGTTGTACAACGTCGtcaacgtaaaaaaaaacgtagtgAAACTAAAAAAAGAGTTAGTTTTCATGaggatatatttaaaacaatgaaacttgatgatgatgaaaattattgtgatttttcacaaaattataataatacaattaaaaaaaattatgcacaAAAAGGTAGATATAGCTGGTGTGCTAATGGTGATTCAccatatgttaaaaaaataataaatcaaagaaaTGCATATTCTGATTATtatccatcatcatcatcgtcatcatcaacgtcatcatcatttatatcatCAGCTAGTGCTATTACTGACAATGATTATGGcaataattctaataaactattaaataataataaaaattgtgataaattatcatgtcaaaaaaatgataaatgtgTTTGTATTCCATTGATATCTGAAAGAGGTGTACCAGAAGGACAGGAAGAtccaaaaatgttatttaagcCTAAAATGGAAATTgaacttgatgataatgaagcACAAGAAGCTTATATTGTTGAACGTGATTATggttatattattgatgatcCACCAGTTAAAACAGATATGCCAAAACCTATAAAATATGCACCAAGTTGTAGTGATTGGTCTGATATTGATAgtgtaacaacaacaacagcaacagcaacatcacttgataatattaataatgatgaacgACGTAATTCACGTCATTTAGCATCACcattaaaaaaacgtaatGTTACATCTGTATTAACAAATGACAATAGTAAACTTGGTATATCAAATTTACGACAAAcagcagcatcatcatcatcaacaacaacaggtacatcatcatcattattatcaagattTTTACGTTCAATAACAGAAcgtaaatttgatataaaacgtaataaaaaaattcaaaaaataaatacattatatataaaaggtGCTAAAGCTGATTatgaaacatttaaaaattttgatgataatttaaataaagaaattcaagataatattgatgctaataaaaaattagaaatacgtgatgaaataataaatataaatttatgtgaaatatttaaaaaatatatatatcgtgATAAAAGTGaagaattatataaaatttataaagttagAAGTTCATATATGACAAATGGTGAAAGTAAACCAATGCTTgctatattaacaaataaaacattatacTTGACTGgttcaaaaattgataatacatATAGTAATCAATTTGTAATACCATATAATGAATTGGATGTTATTATGATTGGTCCAAATTcacaaacaatattaatatcaaatgcTGATTATGaaatgcaatatttattttcaactggtTGTTCTAAAACAACATCTGATTTAATATCACATATTGAATTATCAATGAGACGTTCACCAATAAAACCAAAACTTCCAGCAGTTAAAGAATTACATTATGATGATATGCATATATTAAaacattcaatattaaaagaaacagCTGTTAAtccagatgaaaaaattgaacattatagtttaatatatattgaagatGATCATATATCACCACCAAGTAGTCCTTGTGGTCCAACAAAAGAGGGTCATTTAATGTTTAGACCACATTCATATCAATCAGTACATCCAAATGCACCAACAAATCCATGGGAAGCTggatattttgtattaaaaggtggtgttatttatatgtttactGATTCATCACAACGTTTACCAAAACGTGCAATACCATTGAAGGGTGGACTTTGTCAAGGATGTAGAAGAATACCAAATTCACATAGACCTCATACATTTGAAGTTTTATTAAaaccaaataaatcatttcaaTTTGCAGCACCAGATGAATATGTTGCATCTGAATGGCTACAAAGTTTTGTACAATGTGCATCtggtttatttaattgttttgataataataatccattACCATGTAGTCTTGTTGTAACAACTGGAcatttaataacaatgaaagaAGTTTTTCCTGGTACACAAAGAGGTGAAACATTGTCTTGTGCATTGATTGAAGATCTTACAGCATTTAGAATGCCATTGGCTCAACAATCTTGGTGTATactg gaaTTTGCTTGTCGAGAAGTTCATGAGAGTAGTGGTGATtgggttatttattttacaaatcatAATGAGTTACTTGCATTTCGTGAAACTTTGGAATCACTATGGGCAAATAcaaaaatg gaGGAATTTCCAGTTATAATATTACCACCAAATAATAAACTACATCGACGATGTTCAGAGACAAGTAAAGATCTTGAAAATGCATGGAATAATTTATTGCCTGtatcatcaattgaataa
- the LOC122848586 gene encoding uncharacterized protein LOC122848586 isoform X2 yields the protein MPQMPMSGSPSGTALSLHLLSSSVTSSLPSPGDSGVALDSDMEGANETDTSSSYKEEEDSSMDDIPKYSSKKYKSIIMTCSKDNKNNNDKLFSSSDSSEDGKTPIHSPIINTKYQNSIMKNDIINQNITTITTKIDENEINCSSLDTLKDYNIYNKSYDNSDTINDKRNNYYTDDNYNSKKIIDSRNSYVINNDTNLLELSMTISDCDCCSETPYSILNTINMTDKSILTSSGSEAVVQRRQRKKKRSETKKRVSFHEDIFKTMKLDDDENYCDFSQNYNNTIKKNYAQKGRYSWCANGDSPYVKKIINQRNAYSDYYPSSSSSSSTSSSFISSASAITDNDYGNNSNKLLNNNKNCDKLSCQKNDKCVCIPLISERGVPEGQEDPKMLFKPKMEIELDDNEAQEAYIVERDYGYIIDDPPVKTDMPKPIKYAPSCSDWSDIDSVTTTTATATSLDNINNDERRNSRHLASPLKKRNVTSVLTNDNSKLGISNLRQTAASSSSTTTGTSSSLLSRFLRSITERKFDIKRNKKIQKINTLYIKGAKADYETFKNFDDNLNKEIQDNIDANKKLEIRDEIININLCEIFKKYIYRDKSEELYKIYKVRSSYMTNGESKPMLAILTNKTLYLTGSKIDNTYSNQFVIPYNELDVIMIGPNSQTILISNADYEMQYLFSTGCSKTTSDLISHIELSMRRSPIKPKLPAVKELHYDDMHILKHSILKETAVNPDEKIEHYSLIYIEDDHISPPSSPCGPTKEGHLMFRPHSYQSVHPNAPTNPWEAGYFVLKGGVIYMFTDSSQRLPKRAIPLKGGLCQGCRRIPNSHRPHTFEVLLKPNKSFQFAAPDEYVASEWLQSFVQCASGLFNCFDNNNPLPCSLVVTTGHLITMKEVFPGTQRGETLSCALIEDLTAFRMPLAQQSWCILEFACREVHESSGDWVIYFTNHNELLAFRETLESLWANTKMEEFPVIILPPNNKLHRRCSETSKDLENAWNNLLPVSSIE from the exons ATGCCACAAATGCCAATGAGTGGTTCACCATCTGGTACAGCATTATCATtgcatttattatcatcaagtgtAACATCAAGTTTACCATCACCAGGTGACAGTGGTGTTGCTCTTGATAGTGATATGGAAGGTGCAAATGAAACTGATACAAGTAGCAGTtataaagaagaagaagattcATCAATGGATGATATACCAAAATATTcaagcaaaaaatataaatcaataattatgacTTGTTCaaaagacaataaaaataataatgataaattattttcatcaagtgaTTCAAGTGAAGATGGTAAAACACCAATACATTCaccaattattaatacaaaatatcaaaattcaataatgaaaaatgatattattaatcaaaatataacaacaataacaactaaaattgatgaaaatgaaattaattgttcAAGTTTAGATACACTAAaagattataatatatataataaaagctaTGATAATTCCGATACAATTAATGATAaacgtaataattattatactgatgataattataattctaaaaaaattattgattcacGTAATTCatatgttattaataatgatacaaaTTTATTGGAGCTAAGTATGACAATATCAGATTGTGATTGTTGTAGTGAAACACCATACAgcatattaaatacaataaatatgaCTGATAAAAGTATATTAACATCATCTGGTTCAGAGGCTGTTGTACAACGTCGtcaacgtaaaaaaaaacgtagtgAAACTAAAAAAAGAGTTAGTTTTCATGaggatatatttaaaacaatgaaacttgatgatgatgaaaattattgtgatttttcacaaaattataataatacaattaaaaaaaattatgcacaAAAAGGTAGATATAGCTGGTGTGCTAATGGTGATTCAccatatgttaaaaaaataataaatcaaagaaaTGCATATTCTGATTATtatccatcatcatcatcgtcatcatcaacgtcatcatcatttatatcatCAGCTAGTGCTATTACTGACAATGATTATGGcaataattctaataaactattaaataataataaaaattgtgataaattatcatgtcaaaaaaatgataaatgtgTTTGTATTCCATTGATATCTGAAAGAGGTGTACCAGAAGGACAGGAAGAtccaaaaatgttatttaagcCTAAAATGGAAATTgaacttgatgataatgaagcACAAGAAGCTTATATTGTTGAACGTGATTATggttatattattgatgatcCACCAGTTAAAACAGATATGCCAAAACCTATAAAATATGCACCAAGTTGTAGTGATTGGTCTGATATTGATAgtgtaacaacaacaacagcaacagcaacatcacttgataatattaataatgatgaacgACGTAATTCACGTCATTTAGCATCACcattaaaaaaacgtaatGTTACATCTGTATTAACAAATGACAATAGTAAACTTGGTATATCAAATTTACGACAAAcagcagcatcatcatcatcaacaacaacaggtacatcatcatcattattatcaagattTTTACGTTCAATAACAGAAcgtaaatttgatataaaacgtaataaaaaaattcaaaaaataaatacattatatataaaaggtGCTAAAGCTGATTatgaaacatttaaaaattttgatgataatttaaataaagaaattcaagataatattgatgctaataaaaaattagaaatacgtgatgaaataataaatataaatttatgtgaaatatttaaaaaatatatatatcgtgATAAAAGTGaagaattatataaaatttataaagttagAAGTTCATATATGACAAATGGTGAAAGTAAACCAATGCTTgctatattaacaaataaaacattatacTTGACTGgttcaaaaattgataatacatATAGTAATCAATTTGTAATACCATATAATGAATTGGATGTTATTATGATTGGTCCAAATTcacaaacaatattaatatcaaatgcTGATTATGaaatgcaatatttattttcaactggtTGTTCTAAAACAACATCTGATTTAATATCACATATTGAATTATCAATGAGACGTTCACCAATAAAACCAAAACTTCCAGCAGTTAAAGAATTACATTATGATGATATGCATATATTAAaacattcaatattaaaagaaacagCTGTTAAtccagatgaaaaaattgaacattatagtttaatatatattgaagatGATCATATATCACCACCAAGTAGTCCTTGTGGTCCAACAAAAGAGGGTCATTTAATGTTTAGACCACATTCATATCAATCAGTACATCCAAATGCACCAACAAATCCATGGGAAGCTggatattttgtattaaaaggtggtgttatttatatgtttactGATTCATCACAACGTTTACCAAAACGTGCAATACCATTGAAGGGTGGACTTTGTCAAGGATGTAGAAGAATACCAAATTCACATAGACCTCATACATTTGAAGTTTTATTAAaaccaaataaatcatttcaaTTTGCAGCACCAGATGAATATGTTGCATCTGAATGGCTACAAAGTTTTGTACAATGTGCATCtggtttatttaattgttttgataataataatccattACCATGTAGTCTTGTTGTAACAACTGGAcatttaataacaatgaaagaAGTTTTTCCTGGTACACAAAGAGGTGAAACATTGTCTTGTGCATTGATTGAAGATCTTACAGCATTTAGAATGCCATTGGCTCAACAATCTTGGTGTATactg gaaTTTGCTTGTCGAGAAGTTCATGAGAGTAGTGGTGATtgggttatttattttacaaatcatAATGAGTTACTTGCATTTCGTGAAACTTTGGAATCACTATGGGCAAATAcaaaaatg gaGGAATTTCCAGTTATAATATTACCACCAAATAATAAACTACATCGACGATGTTCAGAGACAAGTAAAGATCTTGAAAATGCATGGAATAATTTATTGCCTGtatcatcaattgaataa